A window of the Gemmatimonadaceae bacterium genome harbors these coding sequences:
- a CDS encoding MOSC domain-containing protein, translated as IYSADLIDALRAEGHAIVVGAAGENLTVRGVPWAAMTPGARFRAGTVEAEVTSYANPCGNLRAWFAGEDIARVSQKLHPGWSRVYARVLRGGVIAAGDPFVLLAP; from the coding sequence GCATCTACTCCGCCGATCTCATCGACGCGCTGCGGGCCGAAGGGCACGCGATCGTCGTGGGCGCGGCGGGGGAGAACCTCACGGTGCGCGGCGTGCCCTGGGCGGCGATGACGCCGGGCGCTCGGTTCCGGGCCGGCACCGTGGAAGCGGAGGTCACGAGCTACGCCAATCCGTGCGGCAATCTGCGTGCCTGGTTTGCCGGCGAGGACATCGCGCGGGTGTCGCAGAAGCTGCACCCCGGGTGGAGCCGGGTGTACGCGCGGGTGCTGCGGGGCGGGGTGATCGCGGCGGGAGACCCGTTCGTGCTCCTGGCACCGTAG